In the genome of Ignavibacteriales bacterium, one region contains:
- a CDS encoding M14 family metallopeptidase, which yields MKNFVLIILQMATVAGILAAQNKIEANWITRFENSGYVSTSGYNETMKYFQQLDDNSDYAKLFSFGTSPQARDLKFFAITKQKEFDPAAFKSSGKPTLLIINGIHSGEIEGKDASMLLLREILITKEKENLLDKLNIIVIPIFSVDAHERISKYNRINQNGPEEMGWRTTSQNYNLNRDWLKADALEMQYMLQLISKWLPDFIVDTHTTDGADYQYTITYAVEHFANIYSGTAKFLDNKFVPFLTKEVEQNDYLIFPYVAFKDWSKGFESGVSDYAATPRFSTGYAAIQNRPALLVETHMMKPYKDRVFSTKVVLETVMRFMNDNADELINLNKEADVQSIENFSKEKKYFPVALKSTDKFSERPFKGFKFYTDSSSISGGSKLVYTNEKQTFNIRFYNDVVSSDSVQLPSAYLIPKEFSYLVDRLKLHGVEAETLTENKTMEVTRYRFKNIKLSSASNEGRQRVGFDYDTFSEKVNVPAGTYIIRTDQRTLRVIAHALEPRSDDSFVKWGFMNSIFEQKEYFESYVMEKVAEQMLKDDPQLKKEFEKLLNENEEFRRNPRERLNFFYKLSPYWDKQLNLYPVMRIE from the coding sequence ATGAAGAATTTCGTCCTAATTATTTTACAAATGGCAACTGTTGCCGGAATACTAGCTGCACAAAATAAAATTGAAGCTAACTGGATAACCAGGTTTGAAAACTCCGGTTATGTCTCCACGTCAGGTTATAATGAAACGATGAAATATTTTCAGCAGCTTGATGATAACTCAGACTATGCAAAGTTATTTTCGTTTGGAACATCACCGCAGGCAAGAGATCTGAAATTTTTTGCGATCACAAAACAAAAAGAATTTGATCCGGCGGCATTTAAATCATCAGGTAAGCCGACTTTATTAATTATCAACGGAATTCATTCAGGTGAAATTGAGGGTAAAGATGCTTCAATGCTTTTGCTCAGAGAAATTCTCATCACAAAAGAAAAAGAAAATCTTCTTGATAAACTTAACATTATTGTAATCCCTATTTTTTCAGTTGATGCTCACGAAAGAATAAGTAAGTACAACAGGATAAATCAAAACGGACCTGAAGAAATGGGATGGAGAACCACATCTCAAAATTATAATCTTAACCGCGACTGGCTAAAAGCAGATGCACTTGAAATGCAGTATATGCTTCAGCTAATTTCCAAATGGCTGCCTGATTTTATTGTTGATACACACACAACCGACGGCGCGGATTATCAATACACCATCACGTATGCTGTTGAACATTTTGCGAATATTTATTCCGGCACAGCAAAATTTCTGGATAATAAATTTGTTCCCTTTCTAACGAAGGAAGTTGAACAAAATGATTATCTGATTTTTCCTTATGTGGCTTTTAAAGATTGGTCAAAAGGTTTTGAGTCGGGTGTTTCTGATTACGCGGCGACACCGAGATTCTCAACCGGTTATGCTGCAATTCAGAACAGACCAGCTTTGCTTGTTGAAACTCACATGATGAAACCATATAAGGATAGGGTATTCTCTACAAAAGTAGTTCTCGAAACAGTAATGAGATTCATGAACGACAATGCTGATGAACTCATCAACCTCAACAAAGAAGCTGATGTTCAGTCAATAGAAAATTTCAGCAAGGAGAAAAAATATTTTCCTGTTGCTTTAAAATCGACGGATAAATTTTCGGAGAGACCATTTAAAGGATTTAAGTTCTATACTGATTCTTCATCAATCTCCGGCGGATCAAAATTAGTTTACACAAACGAGAAACAAACTTTTAACATCAGGTTCTATAATGATGTTGTCTCTTCTGATTCTGTGCAGCTTCCGTCTGCATACTTAATTCCTAAAGAATTTAGTTACTTAGTTGACAGGTTAAAACTTCATGGTGTTGAAGCAGAAACTTTGACTGAAAATAAAACTATGGAAGTTACACGCTACAGGTTTAAGAATATAAAATTATCTTCAGCTTCAAATGAAGGAAGACAAAGAGTTGGGTTTGACTATGATACCTTTTCTGAAAAAGTAAACGTTCCGGCAGGAACTTACATCATCAGAACAGACCAGAGAACATTAAGAGTAATTGCCCACGCGCTTGAACCAAGGTCAGATGACTCATTTGTTAAATGGGGATTTATGAATTCCATCTTTGAACAGAAGGAATATTTTGAAAGTTACGTTATGGAAAAAGTGGCTGAGCAAATGTTGAAAGATGATCCTCAACTGAAAAAAGAATTTGAAAAGTTGCTCAACGAAAATGAAGAGTTCAGAAGAAATCCGCGTGAACGATTAAACTTTTTTTATAAACTTTCACCGTACTGGGATAAGCAGTTGAACCTGTACCCGGTTATGCGGATTGAGTAA
- the lpxA gene encoding acyl-ACP--UDP-N-acetylglucosamine O-acyltransferase, whose translation MNIHPTAVIESTVKLGSNVEVGAHAVIKGDVEIGDNSIIKDNSTIYGPLKMGTGNIIHPGVVLGNVSQDLKYKGEASQVIIGDNNSIRECVTIHQGTSSNKGKTIVGNNNLLMAYTHVAHDCALGSNIIIANGTQLAGHVHIDDFAYIGGLVGVHQFTTIGKNCLIGFMSRINKDVPPFVTVEGNPSKERFINVIGLKRKNYSPDEILLLKKAFNILFLSGKTLKEKQSLLSTEEFKNDIHVKELLDSVLASARGKNGRALEAFR comes from the coding sequence ATGAACATTCATCCGACAGCAGTAATTGAATCAACAGTAAAACTAGGCAGCAATGTAGAAGTTGGTGCACACGCGGTAATCAAGGGCGATGTTGAGATTGGGGATAACAGCATCATCAAGGATAACTCAACTATCTACGGACCATTGAAGATGGGCACAGGCAACATCATTCATCCGGGAGTTGTATTGGGAAATGTTAGCCAGGATTTAAAATACAAAGGTGAAGCTTCGCAGGTGATAATCGGTGATAACAATTCAATTCGTGAATGTGTCACCATTCACCAGGGAACAAGTTCAAATAAAGGAAAAACGATTGTCGGAAATAACAATCTGCTGATGGCTTACACACACGTTGCTCATGATTGCGCTCTCGGCAGTAATATTATCATAGCAAACGGAACACAGCTTGCCGGACATGTTCACATAGATGATTTTGCTTACATAGGCGGACTTGTTGGCGTTCACCAGTTTACGACTATCGGGAAAAACTGTTTAATAGGATTTATGAGCCGGATAAATAAAGATGTTCCACCGTTTGTAACTGTTGAAGGAAATCCTTCAAAAGAAAGATTCATTAATGTGATTGGGCTGAAAAGAAAAAATTATTCCCCTGATGAAATTTTACTTTTGAAAAAGGCTTTCAATATTTTATTCCTCAGCGGTAAAACGTTGAAAGAAAAACAATCATTGTTAAGCACTGAAGAATTTAAAAATGATATTCACGTAAAAGAATTGTTGGATTCAGTGCTGGCAAGTGCGCGTGGAAAAAACGGCAGGGCATTAGAAGCTTTTAGATAA
- a CDS encoding antibiotic biosynthesis monooxygenase: MNSEEFIYLWKFSVLAGKQNEFEKLYGADGEWVELFKKHPGYISTQLLKSTESEFTYVTIDRWKSKEDMEDFKLKFKNEFEALDKKGELLTDNEKFIGDFIIVG, encoded by the coding sequence ATGAACTCTGAAGAATTTATTTATCTGTGGAAATTTTCCGTTCTCGCCGGGAAACAGAATGAATTTGAAAAACTTTACGGTGCTGATGGGGAATGGGTAGAACTTTTCAAAAAGCATCCGGGATATATTTCAACACAACTTTTGAAGAGCACGGAGTCGGAATTCACCTATGTAACAATTGATCGCTGGAAGTCCAAAGAAGATATGGAGGATTTTAAGTTAAAGTTTAAAAATGAATTTGAGGCATTAGACAAAAAAGGAGAATTATTAACTGATAACGAAAAATTTATTGGTGATTTTATTATAGTTGGGTGA
- a CDS encoding L-serine ammonia-lyase, with the protein MESIKEIFRIGYGPSSSHTMGPRKAAEIFKSKFSDAKYFEATLYGSLAATGKGHQTDKAITEALAPAEVIINWKPETFLPLHPNGLLIEAFDTDKKKISEWTVYSVGGGKITDFTSDESENKVYELSTMKELISWTKKTGRGFWEYVEECEGKEIYSYLAEVWDTMLDSIKRGIDTEGILPGGLALSRKASAYYVKAKNFSGSLKSKTLTFSYALAVAEENAAGGKIVTAPTCGSSGVVPALLKYLRDSFDFSDQKILRALATAGLVGNIVKENASISGAKVGCQGEIGTACAMAAAAAAQLLGGTPSQIEYAAEMGIEHHLGLTCDPINGLVQVPCIERNAFAAERALNTATFALLSDGRHLVSFDKIVKTMNQTGHDLPHIYKETSEGGMALLDI; encoded by the coding sequence ATGGAATCAATAAAAGAGATATTCAGAATAGGTTACGGTCCATCAAGCAGCCATACAATGGGTCCGCGTAAAGCTGCGGAGATATTCAAATCAAAATTTTCTGATGCAAAATATTTTGAAGCGACTTTGTACGGCAGTCTTGCTGCAACGGGAAAAGGACATCAAACGGATAAAGCAATAACCGAAGCGCTTGCCCCGGCAGAAGTAATTATCAACTGGAAACCTGAAACATTTCTTCCGCTTCATCCCAACGGATTATTAATAGAAGCTTTTGATACGGATAAAAAGAAAATTAGTGAATGGACAGTTTACAGTGTCGGCGGCGGAAAAATAACAGACTTTACTTCAGACGAATCTGAAAATAAAGTCTATGAATTATCGACAATGAAAGAATTAATTTCATGGACAAAAAAGACGGGAAGAGGTTTCTGGGAGTATGTCGAAGAATGTGAAGGCAAAGAGATCTATTCCTATCTTGCTGAAGTATGGGATACAATGCTCGATTCAATTAAACGCGGCATAGATACAGAAGGAATATTGCCGGGAGGTTTAGCTTTGAGCAGAAAGGCATCCGCATATTATGTTAAAGCAAAAAATTTCAGCGGTTCATTGAAAAGTAAAACGCTTACGTTTTCTTACGCACTCGCGGTCGCTGAAGAAAATGCTGCGGGAGGAAAAATAGTCACAGCTCCGACGTGCGGTTCATCGGGTGTAGTTCCAGCACTGTTAAAATATTTGCGCGATAGTTTTGATTTTTCTGATCAAAAAATATTACGCGCACTTGCAACTGCAGGACTTGTTGGCAACATAGTAAAAGAGAACGCTTCAATTTCAGGCGCAAAAGTTGGATGCCAGGGAGAAATAGGAACAGCCTGCGCAATGGCTGCTGCAGCCGCTGCACAGCTTCTCGGCGGCACTCCTTCTCAAATTGAATACGCCGCCGAAATGGGAATTGAACATCATCTCGGTTTAACATGTGATCCGATTAACGGACTTGTGCAGGTGCCTTGTATTGAACGAAATGCATTCGCTGCAGAGCGTGCATTAAACACTGCAACGTTTGCATTGTTATCTGACGGACGGCATTTGGTTTCATTTGATAAAATTGTAAAGACGATGAATCAGACTGGTCATGACCTTCCACATATTTATAAAGAGACCTCTGAAGGCGGAATGGCTTTGCTGGATATTTAA
- a CDS encoding aspartate aminotransferase family protein, which produces MVTLNSDSQKVFNELVDKLSKGFSDLPDATLSFDDPGKILSVLNTVSEKLHDNYPYFHPLYAGQMLKPPHPVARMAYSLAMFINPNNHALDGGRASSQMEKEAVQEIASMFGWKNYLGHLTGGGTMANLEALWVAGQINPGKKILASEQAHYTHNRISKVLHLDFESVECDGTGRMNINSLEKKLSEGNVGAVVVTMGTTATGSIDPLKEILELKKKYNFRIHADAAYGGYFVLSDILSEETKRNYELITEVDSIVIDPHKHGLQPYGCGCVLFNDPSVGKFYKHDSPYTYFSSEELHLGEISLECSRPGASAVALWATQKLFPLIREGEFSSMLDKCRNAALKLYSLLKNDEKFVTAFEPELDIVIWIPKTNSLSESSIFSKKIFDEAAKKNLHLALAELPSKFFDLEPAGMKKDKETVTCLRSVLMKPEHLEWVDEIYRILCNSLK; this is translated from the coding sequence ATGGTCACACTCAATTCAGACTCTCAAAAAGTTTTTAATGAACTTGTAGATAAACTTTCCAAAGGTTTTTCCGATTTGCCAGATGCAACATTATCATTTGATGATCCGGGAAAAATTTTAAGTGTGCTGAATACCGTTTCTGAAAAACTTCACGACAATTATCCATACTTCCATCCGTTATATGCAGGACAAATGCTTAAACCTCCGCATCCTGTTGCACGAATGGCTTATTCACTTGCGATGTTCATTAATCCAAATAATCATGCACTCGATGGCGGAAGAGCAAGTTCGCAAATGGAAAAAGAAGCAGTGCAGGAAATTGCTTCAATGTTCGGATGGAAAAATTATCTTGGACACCTTACTGGCGGTGGTACAATGGCGAACCTTGAAGCATTGTGGGTCGCGGGTCAAATAAATCCCGGCAAAAAAATACTTGCGTCAGAACAAGCGCATTATACACATAACAGAATAAGTAAAGTCCTTCACTTAGATTTTGAATCAGTTGAATGTGATGGTACGGGAAGAATGAATATTAATTCTCTTGAGAAAAAATTATCCGAAGGTAATGTAGGGGCTGTGGTAGTTACAATGGGAACCACAGCTACAGGTTCGATTGATCCGTTAAAAGAAATTCTTGAATTAAAAAAGAAATATAACTTCAGAATTCATGCAGACGCGGCATACGGCGGTTATTTTGTTTTGAGTGATATTCTATCCGAAGAGACAAAAAGAAATTATGAATTAATAACTGAAGTCGATTCAATCGTAATTGATCCTCACAAACACGGCTTGCAGCCTTACGGATGCGGGTGTGTGTTATTCAATGATCCTTCTGTTGGGAAATTTTATAAACACGATTCGCCTTATACATATTTCAGTTCTGAAGAATTACACCTTGGTGAAATCAGTCTTGAATGTTCTCGTCCCGGCGCCAGCGCTGTGGCTTTGTGGGCTACACAAAAACTTTTTCCTCTTATAAGGGAGGGTGAGTTTTCATCAATGCTTGATAAATGCCGAAATGCAGCTTTGAAATTATATTCTCTTTTAAAGAATGATGAAAAGTTCGTCACAGCATTTGAACCAGAACTTGATATTGTGATATGGATTCCTAAAACTAATTCACTAAGTGAATCATCAATATTTTCTAAAAAGATCTTTGATGAGGCTGCAAAAAAAAATCTCCATCTTGCATTAGCTGAATTACCTTCAAAGTTTTTTGATTTAGAACCGGCGGGAATGAAAAAAGATAAAGAAACTGTAACCTGTCTTCGTTCTGTTCTTATGAAGCCGGAACATTTGGAATGGGTCGATGAGATTTACAGGATACTTTGTAATTCCTTAAAGTGA
- the fumC gene encoding class II fumarate hydratase — protein MDYRIETDSMGSIKVPADKYYGAQTARSLMNFKIGGETFPRELIRAFGTLKKAAALVNKELGILTSDKAELIVQAADEVIEGKLDEHFPLVVWQTGSGTQTNMNVNEVISNRAIEIAGGVMGSKKPIHPNDDVNKAQSSNDTFPTAMHIAAVEEIYRRLIPMVTKLRDALEEKSILYKNIIKIGRTHLMDATPLTLGQEFSGYVQQLTNGLERIDACLPRLCELALGGTAVGTGLNTHPLFAIKSAEKISMLTGKPFTSGRNKFEGLATHDALVETSGVLKTLAASLMKIANDIRWLGSGPRCGLGELHLPENEPGSSIMPGKVNPTQSEAMTMVCAQVMGNDVAVNFGGAMGNFELNVFKPVIIFNVLQSIRLVADACESFTDNCVVGIEANEINIKKHLDNSLMLVTALNPHIGYDNAAKVAKKAHKENKTLKEAAVELGLLTAEKFDEVVKPEKMIGPAK, from the coding sequence ATGGATTACAGAATTGAAACAGATAGTATGGGTTCTATAAAAGTTCCCGCAGATAAATATTACGGCGCACAAACTGCACGTTCATTAATGAATTTTAAAATCGGAGGCGAAACTTTTCCACGGGAATTAATACGCGCATTCGGTACGTTAAAAAAAGCTGCCGCATTAGTGAACAAAGAACTCGGCATTCTTACTTCAGATAAAGCTGAATTAATCGTGCAAGCTGCTGATGAAGTTATTGAAGGAAAACTTGATGAACATTTCCCGCTTGTAGTGTGGCAGACAGGAAGCGGTACGCAAACCAACATGAATGTGAATGAAGTTATATCCAACCGTGCAATTGAAATCGCAGGCGGAGTAATGGGAAGTAAAAAACCTATTCATCCGAATGATGATGTTAATAAAGCTCAATCGTCAAATGATACTTTTCCAACCGCAATGCACATCGCTGCAGTCGAAGAAATTTACAGAAGACTTATTCCAATGGTTACAAAACTTCGTGATGCTCTTGAAGAAAAATCTATTCTCTACAAAAACATTATTAAGATTGGCAGAACACATTTAATGGACGCCACTCCATTAACACTTGGACAGGAGTTTTCCGGTTATGTTCAGCAATTAACAAATGGACTGGAAAGAATAGATGCATGCCTTCCAAGATTATGTGAACTTGCACTTGGCGGAACCGCTGTTGGAACCGGATTAAATACTCATCCGTTGTTTGCGATAAAATCCGCGGAAAAAATTTCAATGCTGACAGGCAAACCATTTACCTCGGGAAGAAATAAGTTTGAAGGACTTGCAACTCACGACGCACTTGTTGAAACGAGCGGAGTTTTAAAAACACTTGCTGCATCACTAATGAAAATTGCAAATGACATTCGCTGGCTTGGTTCAGGACCGAGATGCGGTCTTGGTGAACTTCATCTTCCTGAAAATGAACCGGGTTCATCCATCATGCCAGGAAAAGTAAATCCAACTCAATCCGAAGCAATGACAATGGTTTGCGCACAAGTAATGGGTAATGATGTTGCAGTTAACTTCGGCGGAGCGATGGGAAATTTTGAGTTAAATGTTTTTAAGCCTGTAATAATTTTTAATGTGCTTCAGTCAATAAGACTAGTTGCAGATGCATGTGAAAGCTTCACAGATAATTGCGTAGTTGGTATTGAAGCAAATGAAATCAATATCAAAAAGCATCTTGATAATTCGCTTATGCTTGTCACAGCTTTGAACCCTCACATTGGTTATGACAACGCCGCAAAGGTTGCAAAGAAAGCTCATAAAGAAAATAAAACATTGAAAGAAGCCGCTGTTGAACTTGGTTTATTAACAGCAGAAAAATTTGATGAAGTAGTTAAACCGGAAAAGATGATTGGACCTGCAAAGTAA
- a CDS encoding CDGSH iron-sulfur domain-containing protein, translating into MPGAYKWCSCGLSNTQPFCDDSHFGTEFEPIHVKFDKEEVVYFCGCKHSGNKPFCDDTHKTL; encoded by the coding sequence ATGCCCGGGGCCTATAAATGGTGCTCGTGCGGGCTTTCAAACACTCAGCCGTTTTGTGATGATTCACATTTCGGTACTGAGTTTGAACCAATTCACGTCAAGTTCGATAAAGAAGAAGTTGTTTATTTCTGCGGATGCAAACATTCAGGCAACAAACCATTCTGCGATGACACACATAAAACTTTGTAA
- a CDS encoding pullulanase, with translation MKISKSTSIVILIVFISTILKGSQLYISDKSQQKVYTQKQKKFLQHINELDKYYSDKKLGSFVEEGKTYFRLFAPSAKQVYLVTFSKVEDKTGSEYEMNKDENGVWEISLDGELYGLYYGFKVKHNNKTQNDDVLCLDPYAKAVATFNTYMNPRKAIVVKDGDYNWEGDEWIQRDWRDVITYEMHVRDMTEHLSSGVDERGTYKGLTEKGKTGGIDYIKNLGVNTVELLPAQEFGNMEIPFKDSSNGKYNTWNPYERNHWGYMTAAFFAPESYYSENTRHLKKNEWSGTDPKAINDFKDMVKSFHKEGIAVVMDVVYNHISEYELGNLKEIDKEYYFRLDANGNYISQSGCGNDLKTERPMVRRMIVESVLYWMKEYHIDGFRFDLGKLIDWETVEEIIFRAKQINPSVIIVCEPWGGGYDPAGFSLRGWGSWNDQIRNGVKGENPNNGLGWIFGHWYGNNNPNRIKSYVNGTLVRDSLGLFQKKEHSVNYLESHDGLTLGDFIRIGTHEIHHDKKIKNVDEHVKLSAHQLKLNKLAALFLFTSQGMTMIHSGQEYARSKVIPEDKSVKDTLQLTIDHNTYNKDNEVNYINYKHAEINSELVDYYKGLISLRNKYDAFRRAEFEEVTFYEIRDNNFAVGYHIKHAGEEFIVLMNANPKKKEEFHLPKGEWKVLVNKDKAGTEVLSSVKEKIIVDASTGVVLKK, from the coding sequence ATGAAAATAAGTAAATCAACATCTATAGTAATTCTAATAGTTTTTATTTCAACCATTCTTAAAGGAAGTCAATTGTATATAAGCGACAAATCCCAGCAAAAAGTTTATACACAAAAACAGAAAAAATTTCTTCAACATATAAATGAGCTTGATAAATATTACTCCGACAAAAAACTCGGTTCATTTGTTGAAGAAGGAAAAACATACTTCCGGTTGTTCGCGCCATCTGCAAAACAGGTTTATCTTGTAACCTTCAGTAAGGTTGAAGATAAAACCGGGAGTGAATACGAAATGAACAAAGATGAAAACGGTGTCTGGGAAATTTCTCTCGATGGTGAGCTATACGGCTTGTACTACGGCTTTAAAGTAAAACACAATAATAAAACTCAGAATGATGATGTACTTTGTCTTGATCCTTATGCAAAAGCGGTTGCAACATTCAACACTTATATGAATCCTCGCAAAGCCATCGTTGTTAAAGACGGTGATTATAATTGGGAAGGGGATGAATGGATTCAACGTGACTGGAGAGATGTTATAACTTATGAAATGCACGTCCGTGATATGACAGAACATCTTTCTTCCGGAGTTGATGAACGCGGCACATACAAAGGTTTAACAGAGAAAGGAAAAACTGGCGGAATCGATTACATAAAAAATCTTGGCGTTAATACAGTTGAACTTTTACCCGCGCAGGAATTTGGGAATATGGAAATTCCATTTAAAGATTCTAGCAACGGAAAATATAACACTTGGAATCCTTATGAAAGAAATCACTGGGGATATATGACTGCGGCATTCTTTGCGCCTGAATCTTATTATTCAGAAAACACCCGCCACCTCAAAAAGAATGAATGGAGCGGTACTGACCCAAAAGCGATAAATGATTTTAAGGATATGGTGAAATCATTTCACAAAGAGGGAATCGCTGTTGTTATGGATGTCGTTTACAATCACATATCCGAATATGAACTAGGCAACTTAAAAGAAATCGATAAAGAATATTACTTCCGGCTTGATGCAAACGGTAACTACATTTCACAAAGCGGATGCGGTAATGATTTGAAAACCGAAAGACCTATGGTTCGCAGAATGATTGTCGAAAGTGTTTTATACTGGATGAAAGAATATCACATTGACGGCTTCCGGTTTGATCTTGGTAAACTTATCGACTGGGAAACAGTTGAAGAAATAATTTTCCGTGCTAAACAAATTAATCCATCAGTGATAATTGTATGCGAACCCTGGGGCGGTGGTTATGATCCGGCTGGATTTTCACTTCGAGGATGGGGAAGCTGGAATGATCAGATAAGGAACGGGGTGAAAGGTGAAAATCCCAATAACGGACTTGGTTGGATATTCGGTCACTGGTATGGAAACAATAATCCCAACAGAATCAAAAGTTATGTGAACGGAACATTAGTCAGGGATAGCTTGGGTTTGTTTCAGAAGAAAGAACACTCTGTAAATTATCTTGAATCACACGATGGTCTGACGCTTGGTGATTTTATAAGGATCGGAACTCACGAAATTCATCACGATAAAAAAATAAAAAATGTTGACGAACATGTTAAACTGTCAGCACACCAGTTAAAGCTGAATAAACTTGCTGCGTTGTTCCTGTTCACTTCGCAGGGAATGACAATGATACACTCCGGACAGGAATATGCGCGTAGTAAAGTTATACCGGAAGATAAGTCAGTAAAAGATACCTTGCAGTTAACGATTGACCACAACACCTACAACAAGGATAACGAAGTCAATTACATTAATTATAAACACGCAGAAATTAATTCTGAACTTGTTGATTATTATAAAGGATTGATCTCACTCCGCAATAAGTATGACGCATTCCGCAGGGCTGAGTTTGAAGAGGTTACTTTTTATGAAATACGTGATAATAACTTTGCGGTTGGTTATCACATTAAACATGCCGGTGAAGAGTTTATCGTACTGATGAATGCGAATCCGAAAAAGAAAGAAGAATTTCACCTGCCAAAAGGTGAGTGGAAAGTATTAGTGAATAAAGACAAAGCCGGAACTGAAGTTCTTTCTTCTGTAAAAGAAAAAATAATTGTTGATGCATCGACAGGAGTTGTTCTAAAAAAATAA